The proteins below come from a single Hirundo rustica isolate bHirRus1 chromosome 6, bHirRus1.pri.v3, whole genome shotgun sequence genomic window:
- the CEP170B gene encoding centrosomal protein of 170 kDa protein B isoform X6, with protein MYVLEQIQHKVPEEALKHEKYTSQLQMNYKGTAMKRAEQPMEHGVYTESAQAKLEKGERKAITETNTYRTPLYGQPSWWGEDDVNNKEERRQEEHYSERSKEITQHEEELNGNISTFRDAQEQSVFAFRREPSYFEIPTKEFQQPSKSPETQVHEIPTKDVDAVVAPVVQSHASFTIEFDDGTPGKIKIKDHVTKFSLRQRRPYSKEPAHTEVMSAESKVADWLVQNDPSLMRRQSAGDDVYSTKSDLPVHVRTLKGSWSLTESCCVPSHPFPSPKKGNRHEDGTQSDTEDPKAEKETTTGGERPTEQTRLQRQMRRDPHEMLHNKQAFVIEFFEDTPRKKRSQSFTHSAHSSQSDADLGLKNKVEKRKNALPAEKPGNSVPPSHLTAQAGKPTNSSCGTQRTSSFKREKTEDRINSSSSSAPRAKSYGSVGRKSKMAQDFMAEYLRETAQSGKPNAEKPAPVPVPVAPRVVISSEPEPASTPPPEVKSAQGRRNDEEDSVSETGTYTIETESQDKEVEEARKMIDQVFGVLESPEFSRISSAFRPIIKGEKDDSGSQHLISENGTSQKSPLLQAFSSKAVNGSQAEAQMSAASQGSQKWVSRWASLADSYSDTGSVSGQGDGSAESGVPPKPGEPENSVPSRTRRLLPQLPPNDKSDSPTPTVLVCQESYSEVTKRTIVKDHCVEACGDSSSRLFIQEDLDPDSLSDASRSDDGFSTEKGKKYKENSKMLEQMREDNRSESRQPGASRISHVRAVSEPVTTSFYIGDDSNDAGVPSKFSLSVSHARADKDSKDPEFSFKCSSTPVSGKPPVKDVSAYINTAGKVVISLNQSLPQDQENMSGKEMTSFVRQESFTKDKSSSGVPQNKLPHISSHPLLKDLEAVRSTRMDFSQDTHLLLKDTETALAALEAKLLGQSQQLEPSETAGQLEDSLSGDSDVDTASTVSLVSGKNVPASAPKRKAVAGLQKEKSSSTPSIQDQCGQPSARDRLTEKRKTQAPEAPNRAEAAKRFQMKRSAGTRGSLDFTDDERSSNSPYLPVPDAVVSDHEHSVTRPVPRRKPYTQATKEDQSKTTSNVQKIQQVLTRSNSLSTPRPTRASKLRRARLGDASDNECVDAEKTASNTDATAQGTKQPAETKKLSRLDILAMPRKRAGSFTVPSDSETAQSRTGFSGRSAESYRKTGVSEVRAAARKTAAAASAKQPFSRNRSSSVKYSSSSSSSRRRPQGSDYTSTSEEEYGSNHSSPKHKRSHTSTATQTPRIRGSGLGKQKHNGRETDDDEDFDDNPDPYNFMAQTAEIAEIARLSQTLVKDVAILAREIHDVAGDGDSQGSSGTGPSTSLSSVPNTPASTISAREEIARRSFRLAYPSQLVQHIPEASLNYQKVPPGSVELKDFDQNMNDNREEDPSRKTRTRNREEVIFDNLMLNPVSQLSHTIRENTENLAEKMKILFQNSERTWEEMEAKINSENEVPILKTSNKEISSILKELRRVQKQLEVINAIIDPTGNLDIVASNKASSAAKQSTATKVRTANNSGSTLETLSLAQMRNYTQKSNCGSSSLQDSNFIPDGEKYVI; from the exons ATGTATGTCCTGGAACAAATTCAACACAAAGTCCCAGAAGAAGCATTAAAG CATGAGAAGTACACCAGCCAACTCCAGATGAATTACAAAGGCACGGCCATGAAGAGGGCGGAGCAGCCCATGGAGCACGGTGTCTACACTGAGTCCGCACAAGCAAagctggagaaaggagagaggaaagcaaTTACAG AAACAAATACTTACCGCACCCCTCTCTATGGGCAACCCTCCTGGTGGGGAGAAGATGATGTAAATAACAAGGAGGAGAGAAGGCAAGAGGAACATTACTCAG aGAGATCAAAAGAGATAACCCAACATGAAGAGGAACTGAATGGGAATATTTCTACTTTTAGAGACGCCCAAGAACAATCTGTGTTTGCCTTCCGGAGAGAGCCAAGTTATTTTGAGATCCCAACTAAAGAATTTCAGCAGCCATCAAAATCTCCAGAGACACAGGTCCATGAGATCCCAACAAAGGATGTTGATGCTGTGGTAGCCCCTGTGGTACAGAGTCATGCCTCTTTCACCATTGAATTTGATGATGGTACCCCTggtaaaataaagataaaagaCCATGTAACTAAATTTTCACTCAGACAGAGAAGACCCTACAGTAAGGAGCCAGCTCATACAGAAGTGATGTCAGCGGAGAGCAAAGTGGCTGACTGGCTTGTCCAGAATGACCCAAGCCTGATGAGAAGGCAGTCTGCAGGAGATGATGTTTACAGCACCAAGAGTGACCTGCCAGTTCATGTAAGGACTCTTAAAG GTTCCTGGTCGTTGACTGAATCGTGTTGTGTGCCTTCACACCCGTTTCCTTCTCcaaaaaaag GCAACAGGCACGAGGACGGGACGCAGAGCGACACCGAAGACCCCAAGGCGGAGAAGGAGACAACGACGGGTGGGGAACGTCCGACAGAGCAGACGAGGCTGCAGCGCCAGATGAGGCGTGACCCCCACGAGATGCTGCATAACAAGCAGGCCTTTGTCATCGAGTTCTTCGAGGACACGCCGCGGAAGAAGCGGTCCCAGTCCTTCACGCACAGCGCTCATTCATCCCAGAGCGACGCGGATCTGGGGCTGAAGAACAAGGTTGAAAAGCGCAAGAACGCGTTGCCGGCGGAGAAGCCGGGGAATTCAGTGCCGCCATCTCACCTCACAGCCCAGGCGGGCAAACCCACCAACAGCTCCTGCGGGACCCAAAGAACGAGCTCCTTCAAGAGGGAGAAGACGGAGGATCGGATCAACTCTTcatcctcctctgctcccagagccaaAAGTTATGGGAGCGTTGGGAGGAAGTCTAAAATGGCTCAGGATTTTATGGCTGAGTACTTGCGTGAGACCGCTCAGTCTGGGAAGCCAAACGCCGAGAAACCAGCCCCTGTGCCCGTGCCGGTAGCTCCACGTGTGGTTATATCCTCGGAACCGGAGCCTGCCTCTACTCCCCCTCCGGAGGTGAagtctgcccagggcaggaggaatgATGAGGAAGACAGCGTAAGTGAGACAGGCACATACACCATTGAGACGGAGTCACAGGACAAAGAGGTGGAGGAAGCGCGAAAAATGATAGATCAg GTTTTTGGCGTTCTTGAATCGCCTGAATTTTCCAGAATCTCTTCAGCCTTTCGACCAATAATCAAAGGTGAAAAAGATGACTCCGGTTCTCAGCATCTAATCAGTGAAAATGGCACTAGTCAGAAGTCACCCCTGCTCCAGGCATTTTCCTCAAAAGCTGTGAATGGGTCTCAGGCTGAAGCGCAG ATGTCTGCAGCATCTCAAGGGAGTCAGAAGTGGGTGTCAAGGTGGGCAAGCCTTGCGGACAGTTACTCTGACACTGGATCTGTCTCCGGGCAGGGTGATGGAAGTGCAG AAAGCGGGGTACCCCCAAAACCTGGGGAACCAGAAAACTCTGTGCCCTCTAGAACAAGGCGCCTTCTGCCCCAACTCCCACCCAATGATAAATCAGACAGCCCCACTCCCACGGTCCTGGTGTGCCAGGAGTCCTATTCTGAGGTTACCAAGAGAACCATCGTGAAGGACCACTGCGTGGAAGCCTGTGGCGATTCCAGCAGCCGCCTCTTCATCCAAGAAGACCTGGATCCAGATAGCCTCAGCGATGCCAGCAGATCTGACGATGGCTTCAGCACggaaaaaggcaagaaatatAAAGAGAACAGCAAAATGCTAGAGCAGATGAGGGAAGACAACAGATCAGAGAGCCGGCAGCCGGGAGCTTCCCGGATCTCTCACGTGAGAGCTGTGAGTGAGCCAGTTACTACTTCATTCTACATCGGTGATGACAGCAATGATGCAGGGGTTCCCTCCAAGTTCTCTCTGAGCGTATCCCATGCTCGAGCAGACAAGGACAGCAAGGATCCGGAGTTTTCCTTCAAGTGTTCTAGCACACCAGTTTCTGGAAAGCCACCGGTCAAAGATGTTAGTGCGTATATAAACACGGCTGGAAAAGTTGTCATTTCCCTTAATCAGAGTCTTCCTCAAGATCAAGAAAACATGTCAGGAAAGGAAATGACATCTTTTGTTAGACAGGAAAGTTTTACCAAAGATAAATCAAGCAGCGGTGTTCCTCAAAATAAACTCCCACATATTTCAAGTCACCCTCTGCTTAAAGATTTAGAGGCTGTTCGGTCAACTCGTATGGACTTTAGTCAGGACACTCATCTTCTGCTTAAGGACACTGAAACTGCCTTGGCAGCACTGGAAGCCAAATTGCTTGGTCAAAGCCAACAGCTGGAGCCCTCAGAAACTGCTGGTCAGCTGGAGGACTCCTTGTCAGGGGACTCAGATGTAGACACGGCCAGCACAGTCAGCTTGGTGAGTGGCAAAAATGTCCCAGCAAGTGCCCCGAAACGCAAAGCAGTCGCGGGCTTGCAGAAGGAGAAATCTTCCTCCACACCATCCATCCAGGACCAGTGTGGGCAGCCCAGCGCTCGGGACAGGCTGACGGAGAAGCGGAAAACACAAGCACCAGAGGCGCCAAACCGAGCAGAGGCTGCCAAACGCTTCCAGATGAAGCGCAGCGCTGGGACTCGAGGGTCACTTGACTTCACGGATGACGAGAGAAGTTCAAACTCACCCTACCTGCCAGTCCCAGATGCGGTTGTGTCTGACCACGAGCACTCGGTAACCCGGCCTGTTCCCAGGAGGAAACCTTACACTCAGGCCACCAAGGAGGACCAGAGCAAAACGACCTCGAATGTGCAGAAAATCCAGCAGGTTCTCACCCGGTCCAACAGTTTATCCACCCCACGACCCACAAGGGCCTCGAAGCTACGCCGTGCCCGGCTGGGAGACGCTTCGGACAACGAATGCGTGGACGCTGAGAAAACAGCCTCCAACACGGACGCCACTGCTCAGGGCACCAAGCAGCCCGCAGAGACAAAGAAACTCTCTCGGCTGGACATCCTGGCCATGCCCAGGAAACGGGCAGGTTCATTTACAGTGCCCAGTGACTCGGAGACGGCGCAGTCGAGGACGGGGTTTTCGGGCCGAAGTGCGGAGTCCTATCGGAAGACGGGCGTTTCGGAGgtgagagctgcagccaggaaaaCAGCAGCCGCTGCCTCTGCTAAGCAGCCTTTCAGCAGGAACCGTTCAAGCAGTGTCAAGTATTCCTCCTCATCATCCT CATCAAGGCGGAGACCGCAGGGTTCAGATTACACTTCTACTTCGGAGGAGGAATATGGCTCAAATCACAGCTCCCCTAAACACAAACGCTCCCATACTTCAACAGCCACACAAACACCGAGAATAcgtggctctgggctgggcaaGCAGAAGCACAACGGCAGAGAAACGGATGATGATGAAGATTTTGATGACAACCCTGACCCCTACAACTTCATGGCGCAAACAGCAGAGATAGCAGAGATAGCCAG GCTCAGCCAGACCTTGGTGAAGGATGTGGCCATCCTTGCTCGAGAGATTCACGATGTTGCTGGAGATGGGGACTCACAGGGTTCCTCAGGGACGGGGCCAAGCACCTccctcagctctgtgcccaACACTCCAGCTTCCACCATATCTGCAAGAGAAGAG ATTGCTCGTAGATCTTTTCGGCTGGCATATCCATCTCAG TTGGTGCAGCACATTCCAGAAGCAAGTCTGAACTACCAGAAAGTGCCTCCGGGATCAGTGGAGCTGAAGGATTTTGACCAAAATATGAATGATAATAGAGAAGAGGATCCCTCAAGAAAAACAAGGACAAGAAACCGTGAGGAG GTAATCTTCGACAATCTGATGTTGAACCCAGTGTCCCAGTTATCGCATACAATCCGTGAAAATACGGAAAACCTTGCTGAAAAAATGAA